In Mycolicibacterium phocaicum, one DNA window encodes the following:
- a CDS encoding phage tail sheath family protein yields MQEVPSGARPIQAVGTSTAAFVGQAPDAGALLGEAKAVNSWTEFVRNFANVPRPQGTALSRAVWGFFANGGGRCYIVNHPEGQALEGGGARRSGLQLLEAIDEVAIVAAPGYIGVQSYEALLGHCERLEDRVAILDAPAEVEDIGNLVTVGTLGAPRGPGRPDKPDKPEGAADGAASPPAHAADPDADGLRPRPSSYGAFYFPWIVAYDTLSQQNVPTAPSGHMAGVWARVDANRGVHKAPANEPIVGALDLTYLVTRGEQANLNPAGVNCIRKFGAEGIRVWGARTIAPMGDPFIYLNVRRLFNMLKESIAQSTTWIVFEPNEYKLWTSISTSVSEFLTRVWRDGALFGRTPQEAFFVKCDEETNPVEERNAGRVTALVGVAPVKPAEFVVFQISQWSGGTEIEMVGG; encoded by the coding sequence GTGCAGGAAGTGCCGAGTGGCGCACGTCCGATCCAGGCCGTCGGCACCAGCACCGCCGCATTCGTCGGCCAGGCGCCGGACGCCGGTGCGTTGCTCGGAGAAGCCAAAGCGGTGAACAGCTGGACCGAGTTCGTCCGGAACTTCGCGAATGTCCCGCGGCCGCAGGGCACCGCTTTGTCCCGCGCGGTCTGGGGCTTTTTCGCCAATGGAGGAGGACGCTGCTACATCGTCAACCATCCCGAAGGCCAGGCCCTCGAGGGCGGCGGTGCCCGGCGCAGTGGCCTGCAACTGCTCGAAGCGATCGATGAAGTAGCGATCGTCGCTGCACCGGGATACATCGGGGTGCAGAGTTACGAGGCACTGCTCGGGCATTGCGAGCGATTGGAGGATCGCGTCGCCATTCTCGACGCGCCCGCCGAAGTCGAAGACATCGGTAACCTCGTCACGGTCGGCACCCTCGGTGCGCCACGTGGACCAGGCAGGCCGGACAAGCCGGACAAACCTGAGGGTGCGGCCGACGGCGCGGCTTCGCCGCCCGCACACGCAGCAGATCCGGACGCCGACGGATTGCGGCCGAGGCCATCGAGCTACGGGGCGTTCTACTTCCCGTGGATCGTCGCGTACGACACGCTCTCCCAACAGAATGTCCCGACGGCTCCCAGCGGTCATATGGCAGGCGTCTGGGCGCGTGTGGATGCCAACCGCGGTGTGCACAAGGCTCCTGCAAACGAGCCGATCGTCGGTGCCCTCGACCTCACCTATCTGGTAACCCGTGGCGAGCAGGCGAACCTCAACCCGGCGGGCGTGAATTGCATCCGCAAGTTCGGCGCCGAAGGAATCCGGGTGTGGGGTGCCCGGACCATCGCACCCATGGGCGATCCGTTCATCTATCTCAACGTGCGCCGCTTGTTCAACATGCTGAAGGAATCAATCGCGCAAAGCACCACATGGATTGTTTTCGAACCGAACGAATACAAGTTGTGGACGTCGATCAGTACCTCGGTCAGCGAATTTCTCACTCGGGTGTGGCGCGACGGCGCTCTGTTCGGCCGTACCCCGCAAGAAGCGTTCTTCGTCAAATGCGACGAAGAGACCAATCCGGTCGAGG